Proteins encoded in a region of the Pigmentiphaga litoralis genome:
- the iscX gene encoding Fe-S cluster assembly protein IscX codes for MLWSDTFEIAAALVEQHPDVEPQFVRFTDLHRWVTELPGFADDPTRSNEGILEAIQMAWIDEI; via the coding sequence ATGCTCTGGTCCGATACTTTTGAGATTGCGGCGGCATTGGTCGAGCAGCATCCCGATGTCGAACCGCAGTTCGTGCGATTTACCGATCTTCATCGCTGGGTCACGGAACTTCCGGGTTTTGCCGATGATCCCACCCGGTCGAACGAAGGCATTCTTGAAGCGATCCAGATGGCCTGGATCGACGAAATCTAG
- the fdx gene encoding ISC system 2Fe-2S type ferredoxin: protein MPKLTVLPHPQLCPQGAVLEAPQGVSICRLLLDNHIELEHACELSCACTTCHVIVKEGFSSLPEATDSEEDMLDKAWGLTSTSRLSCQAVVQDADLTIEIPKYTINHASENH, encoded by the coding sequence ATGCCCAAGTTAACGGTGCTTCCGCATCCCCAGCTCTGCCCACAAGGCGCCGTCCTTGAGGCGCCCCAGGGCGTCTCGATCTGCCGCCTGCTGCTCGACAACCATATCGAGCTCGAGCACGCCTGTGAGCTTTCCTGCGCCTGCACCACCTGCCATGTCATCGTGAAGGAAGGGTTTTCTTCACTGCCCGAAGCCACCGACAGTGAAGAAGACATGCTCGACAAGGCCTGGGGCCTGACGTCCACGTCGCGGCTGTCGTGCCAAGCCGTCGTGCAGGACGCCGACCTGACCATCGAGATCCCCAAGTACACGATCAATCACGCGAGCGAAAACCACTGA
- the hscA gene encoding Fe-S protein assembly chaperone HscA: MALLQIAEPGMSEAPHQRRLAVGIDLGTTNSLVASVRNGVAEVLRDEAGEALLPSAVRYLPDGAVQIGRKALAAQTIDPHNTLVSVKRFMGRGLADAQKLNVPYDFIDAPGMVRIRTVQGDKSPVEVSAQILAKLRQQGEDVLGDDLVGAVITVPAYFDDSQRQATKDAAKLAGLNVLRLLNEPTAAAIAYGLDNAAEGLYAVYDLGGGTFDISVLRLSQGVFEVIATGGDTALGGDDFDAAIVTWMSENWHLTALIPEDQRALLVAARTLREALSSADQADISLTLSTGYSLAVQLTRERFEALAQPLVARTLTSAKRALRDADLTVADVKGVVMVGGATRMPIVQQKVGELFGTTPLTNLDPDQVVALGAAMQANLLAGNRAAGDEWLLLDVIPLSLGLETMGGLVERVIARNSTIPVARAQEFTTFKDGQTAMAIHVLQGERELVADCRSLGRFELRGIPPMVAGAARIRVTFQVDADGLLGVTARELSAGVEASISVKPSYGLSDDEVAAMLADGMNGADTDMQARSLREQQVEAMRLVESVRAALAADADLLDADSVATIHTRLDEAEQASREGDSDAVRAAVDALSASTEDFAARRMDRSIRAALAGRRIDEVV, translated from the coding sequence ATGGCGCTTTTGCAGATAGCCGAACCTGGCATGTCCGAAGCCCCCCACCAGCGCAGGCTGGCGGTGGGCATTGACCTTGGGACCACCAACTCGCTCGTGGCCTCGGTACGCAATGGCGTGGCCGAAGTGTTGCGCGACGAGGCGGGCGAGGCCCTGCTGCCTTCTGCCGTGCGCTATCTGCCTGACGGCGCCGTGCAGATCGGACGCAAGGCGCTGGCTGCGCAAACGATCGACCCGCACAACACGCTGGTGTCGGTCAAACGGTTCATGGGCCGCGGCCTGGCCGACGCGCAAAAGCTGAATGTGCCGTATGACTTTATTGACGCGCCGGGCATGGTCAGGATCCGCACGGTGCAGGGCGATAAAAGCCCGGTCGAAGTGTCGGCGCAGATCCTGGCCAAGCTGCGCCAGCAGGGCGAAGACGTGCTTGGCGACGATCTGGTTGGCGCCGTGATTACCGTGCCTGCCTACTTTGACGACTCGCAGCGCCAGGCCACGAAAGATGCGGCCAAACTTGCGGGCCTGAACGTCTTGCGGCTGCTGAACGAGCCTACCGCTGCGGCGATCGCCTACGGGTTGGATAACGCCGCCGAGGGCTTGTACGCCGTCTATGACCTGGGTGGCGGCACGTTCGATATTTCGGTGCTCCGGCTGTCGCAAGGCGTGTTCGAAGTGATCGCAACGGGCGGCGACACCGCGCTGGGTGGCGACGATTTCGACGCGGCCATTGTGACGTGGATGTCCGAAAACTGGCATCTGACCGCCCTGATTCCCGAAGACCAGCGCGCCTTGCTGGTGGCGGCCCGGACCCTGCGTGAAGCCTTGTCGTCGGCGGACCAGGCCGACATCAGCCTGACCCTGTCCACCGGCTATTCGCTGGCGGTGCAACTGACCCGCGAGCGCTTCGAAGCCCTGGCCCAGCCGCTGGTGGCACGCACCCTGACCAGCGCCAAACGCGCCTTGCGCGATGCCGACCTGACCGTGGCCGACGTGAAGGGCGTGGTCATGGTGGGCGGCGCAACGCGCATGCCCATCGTGCAGCAAAAAGTAGGCGAACTGTTCGGCACGACGCCGTTGACCAATCTCGACCCGGACCAGGTCGTTGCGCTGGGCGCCGCCATGCAGGCGAACCTGCTGGCAGGCAACCGCGCGGCTGGCGACGAATGGCTGTTGCTGGACGTGATTCCTTTGTCGCTCGGGCTTGAGACCATGGGTGGGCTGGTGGAACGTGTCATCGCACGCAACAGCACCATTCCCGTCGCCCGCGCACAGGAATTCACGACGTTCAAGGACGGCCAGACCGCCATGGCGATCCATGTGCTGCAAGGCGAACGCGAACTGGTGGCGGATTGCCGCTCACTGGGCCGCTTCGAACTGCGGGGCATTCCTCCGATGGTGGCTGGCGCGGCACGGATCCGCGTGACCTTCCAGGTCGATGCCGACGGACTGCTGGGCGTCACCGCGCGCGAACTGAGCGCAGGCGTGGAAGCCTCGATTTCCGTCAAGCCGTCGTACGGCCTGAGCGATGACGAAGTCGCCGCCATGCTTGCCGATGGCATGAACGGCGCCGATACCGACATGCAGGCGCGCAGTCTGCGTGAACAGCAGGTCGAGGCGATGCGCCTGGTGGAATCGGTGCGCGCGGCCTTGGCCGCCGATGCCGATCTGCTCGACGCCGACTCGGTGGCCACCATCCACACGCGTCTGGATGAAGCCGAGCAGGCCTCGCGCGAAGGCGACAGCGATGCCGTCCGCGCCGCGGTCGACGCGCTGTCCGCCAGTACCGAAGATTTTGCCGCCCGCCGCATGGATCGCAGCATCCGCGCCGCGTTGGCGGGCCGTCGTATCGACGAAGTCGTCTGA
- the hscB gene encoding Fe-S protein assembly co-chaperone HscB translates to MQTDPDHFELLGVPATFALDRAALDAAWRDVQARVHPDRHASGTAQERRVAMQWASRANEAYRTLRSPLSRARYLCERAGVDLQVETNTAMSTGFLMQQMEWREALDDARASRKQDALDHLAAELAAERDTMARRVGELLDVEHDYTTAAARVREWMFIEKFSEEIDAVADALADSH, encoded by the coding sequence ATGCAGACAGATCCGGATCACTTCGAGTTGCTGGGCGTGCCCGCCACCTTTGCGTTGGACCGCGCCGCACTCGACGCCGCCTGGCGCGACGTGCAGGCCCGGGTGCATCCCGACCGCCACGCTTCGGGCACCGCGCAGGAACGGCGGGTCGCCATGCAGTGGGCGTCGCGCGCCAATGAGGCCTACCGCACGCTGCGGTCGCCCTTGTCCCGCGCGCGCTACTTGTGCGAGCGCGCCGGCGTCGACCTGCAGGTCGAGACCAACACTGCCATGTCCACCGGGTTTCTGATGCAGCAGATGGAGTGGCGCGAGGCCCTGGACGATGCACGCGCTTCGCGCAAGCAGGACGCTTTGGACCACCTAGCCGCCGAACTGGCCGCCGAACGCGATACCATGGCTCGTCGAGTGGGCGAATTGCTGGATGTCGAGCACGACTACACGACTGCCGCCGCGCGGGTGCGCGAGTGGATGTTCATAGAAAAATTCTCCGAAGAGATCGATGCAGTTGCCGATGCTCTTGCGGATTCACACTGA
- the iscA gene encoding iron-sulfur cluster assembly protein IscA, with product MSVLLTESAARHVSRYLQKRGKGIGLRLGVRTTGCSGLAYKLEYVDESAPEDQVFESQGVKVFVDPKSMPYLAGVELDYTREGLNEGFKFNNPNEKASCGCGESFTV from the coding sequence ATGTCGGTATTGCTGACCGAAAGCGCAGCCCGTCACGTAAGCCGTTATCTGCAGAAACGCGGCAAGGGCATCGGGCTGCGGCTGGGCGTGCGTACCACCGGGTGCTCAGGCCTGGCCTACAAGCTCGAGTATGTGGATGAAAGCGCGCCCGAAGACCAGGTCTTCGAAAGCCAGGGTGTGAAGGTGTTTGTCGACCCCAAAAGCATGCCGTATCTGGCAGGCGTGGAACTCGACTACACCCGGGAAGGCCTGAACGAAGGGTTCAAGTTCAACAACCCGAACGAAAAGGCATCCTGCGGCTGCGGCGAGTCGTTCACGGTCTGA
- the iscU gene encoding Fe-S cluster assembly scaffold IscU, translating into MAYSEKVIDHYENPRNVGGFEKGDSSVGTGMVGAPACGDVMKLQIKVNEAGIIEDAKFKTYGCGSAIASSSLVTEWVKGKTLDQAMEIRNTHIAQELALPPVKIHCSILAEDAIKAAVDDYRTKHGTN; encoded by the coding sequence ATGGCATATAGCGAAAAAGTCATCGATCACTACGAAAACCCCCGCAACGTCGGTGGTTTCGAGAAGGGCGACAGCTCGGTCGGCACCGGCATGGTCGGCGCGCCCGCCTGTGGCGACGTCATGAAGTTGCAGATCAAGGTCAACGAAGCCGGCATCATCGAAGATGCCAAGTTCAAGACCTACGGCTGCGGTTCGGCCATTGCTTCCAGCTCGCTCGTGACCGAGTGGGTCAAGGGCAAGACGCTGGACCAGGCGATGGAGATCCGCAACACGCACATCGCGCAGGAACTGGCCTTGCCGCCGGTCAAGATCCACTGCTCGATCCTGGCCGAAGACGCCATCAAGGCGGCGGTCGACGATTACCGTACCAAGCACGGTACGAACTGA
- a CDS encoding IscS subfamily cysteine desulfurase encodes MIKTPVYLDYSATTPVDPRVVDAMVPWLYEHFGNPASRSHSIGWEAEQAVENARKQVADLANADPREIVWTSGATESINLALKGAAHFYKERGKHIITLKTEHKATLDTCRELERQGFEVTYLDVQENGLMDIESFKAALRPDTVLVSILFVNNEIGVIQDVAQIGEICRSKGIVFHVDAAQASGKVQIDLQTLKVDLMSFCAHKTYGPKGIGALYIRRKPRIRIEAQIHGGGHERGFRSGTLATHQIVGMGECFRLAKEEMAIDSDRVRMLRDRLWAGLSTIEEVYLNGDMEQRVPHNLNVSFNYVEGESLIMAVKDIAVSSGSACTSASLEPSYVLRALGRSDELAHSSIRFTIGRFTTVEDIDFTIELLRSKVGKLREMSPLWEMAQEGIDLNSVQWAAH; translated from the coding sequence ATGATCAAAACACCGGTATATCTCGATTACTCCGCAACGACGCCCGTGGACCCCCGTGTGGTCGACGCCATGGTGCCTTGGCTGTACGAACACTTCGGCAACCCTGCCTCGCGCAGCCATTCGATCGGCTGGGAAGCAGAACAGGCCGTGGAAAACGCACGCAAGCAGGTGGCCGACCTCGCCAATGCCGATCCGCGCGAAATCGTCTGGACGTCGGGCGCCACCGAATCGATCAACCTCGCCCTGAAGGGCGCGGCGCATTTCTACAAAGAGCGTGGCAAGCACATCATCACGCTCAAGACCGAGCACAAGGCGACGCTGGATACCTGTCGCGAACTGGAACGCCAGGGTTTCGAGGTCACCTACCTCGACGTGCAGGAAAACGGTCTGATGGATATCGAGTCGTTCAAGGCCGCACTGCGTCCCGATACGGTCCTGGTGTCCATCCTGTTCGTGAACAATGAAATCGGCGTGATCCAGGATGTCGCCCAGATCGGCGAGATCTGCCGCAGCAAGGGCATCGTGTTCCACGTCGACGCGGCGCAGGCTTCGGGCAAGGTCCAGATTGACCTGCAGACGCTCAAGGTCGACCTGATGTCGTTCTGCGCCCATAAAACATACGGTCCGAAGGGCATTGGCGCGCTGTATATCCGCCGCAAGCCGCGTATCCGTATCGAAGCGCAGATCCACGGTGGTGGCCATGAACGCGGGTTCCGTTCGGGCACGCTGGCCACGCACCAGATCGTCGGCATGGGCGAATGTTTCCGTCTGGCCAAGGAAGAAATGGCCATCGACAGCGACCGGGTCCGCATGTTGCGGGACCGTCTGTGGGCCGGCCTGTCGACCATTGAAGAGGTCTACCTCAATGGCGACATGGAACAGCGCGTTCCGCACAACCTGAACGTCAGCTTCAATTATGTCGAGGGCGAGTCGCTCATCATGGCCGTGAAAGACATCGCGGTGTCGAGCGGTTCGGCCTGCACGTCCGCCAGTCTGGAGCCGTCGTACGTGTTGCGTGCCCTGGGCCGCAGCGACGAACTGGCGCATAGCTCGATCCGTTTCACGATCGGCCGTTTCACCACGGTCGAAGACATCGATTTCACCATCGAATTGCTGCGCAGCAAGGTCGGCAAGTTGCGCGAAATGTCGCCCCTCTGGGAAATGGCCCAGGAAGGCATCGACCTCAATTCGGTGCAGTGGGCTGCACACTGA
- a CDS encoding Fe-S cluster assembly transcription factor, protein MRLTTKGRFAVTAMIDLALRQHSGPVTLSAISQRQNISLSYLEQLFGKLRRHELVDSMRGPGGGYSLAKLARHVTVADIIFAVDEPLDATDCGGKQDCTRGNDGKSGKCMTHELWATLNRKMVEYLDSVSLQDLVDQQRMRELHEANAAKSVLLDRRTGAPTESTAAL, encoded by the coding sequence ATGCGACTTACCACCAAAGGGCGTTTCGCCGTCACGGCAATGATCGACCTGGCCTTGCGCCAGCACAGCGGGCCAGTCACCTTGTCCGCGATCAGCCAACGGCAGAACATCTCTCTCTCTTACCTCGAACAGCTGTTCGGGAAGCTGCGCCGGCATGAGCTGGTCGACAGTATGCGCGGGCCGGGCGGCGGATACTCCCTTGCCAAGCTGGCGCGCCACGTCACCGTTGCCGACATCATTTTCGCCGTGGACGAACCGCTCGACGCGACCGACTGCGGCGGCAAGCAGGACTGTACCCGCGGCAATGATGGCAAATCGGGCAAGTGCATGACCCATGAACTCTGGGCCACGCTCAATCGCAAGATGGTGGAGTACCTCGACTCCGTGTCGCTGCAGGATCTGGTTGATCAGCAGCGCATGCGCGAGTTGCACGAGGCAAACGCGGCCAAGTCCGTGCTGCTCGATCGCCGCACCGGCGCTCCCACCGAATCAACTGCCGCGCTGTAA
- a CDS encoding low molecular weight protein-tyrosine-phosphatase — MMTKVLFVCMGNICRSPSAEGVFRRLVKDAGLSDVVRIESASTHAFHIGEPPDARAQAAARKRGYDITDFRARQIRPDDFREFDMILAMDWDNLALLQQQAPKQYQHKLMLLMRFANEYEEATVPDPYYGGPEGFAKVLDYIEDACQGLLEVVRKRATQYQAA; from the coding sequence ATGATGACGAAGGTACTCTTTGTGTGCATGGGCAACATCTGCCGCTCGCCGAGCGCAGAGGGCGTGTTTCGCCGTTTGGTGAAAGATGCCGGTCTTTCAGACGTTGTCCGAATCGAATCGGCCAGCACCCACGCTTTCCACATCGGAGAGCCGCCTGATGCACGGGCGCAAGCTGCAGCCCGCAAACGCGGTTACGACATTACGGATTTTCGTGCGCGACAGATTCGCCCCGACGACTTCCGCGAATTCGACATGATCCTGGCGATGGATTGGGACAACCTGGCGCTGTTGCAGCAGCAGGCTCCAAAGCAGTATCAGCACAAGCTGATGCTGTTGATGCGCTTCGCCAATGAATACGAAGAAGCAACCGTTCCCGATCCGTACTACGGCGGGCCGGAAGGCTTTGCGAAGGTGCTCGATTATATCGAAGACGCCTGCCAGGGCCTGCTTGAAGTCGTTCGCAAGCGCGCAACCCAGTATCAGGCTGCCTGA
- the uvrB gene encoding excinuclease ABC subunit UvrB, with amino-acid sequence MQPVSLEKANALVEAGFDVAEPLPEALPGAASDGTGFEPGFVTYDGSPFQLYQPYRPAGDQPTAIDGLCQGIEDGLVYQTLLGVTGSGKTYTMANVIARMGKPALVLAPNKTLAAQLYAEMREFFPRNAVEYFVSYYDYYQPEAYVPTRDLFIEKDSSINEHIEQMRLSATKSLLERRDTIIVASVSCIYGIGNPSDYHSMVMLLRTGDKLGQREIIGRLVAMQYTRNDTDFTRGAFRVRGELIDIFPAEHAELALRVTLFDDEIETLELFDPLTGRVRQKIPRFTVFPGSHYVTPRATVVNAIETIKAELRERSKQFVDAGQLIEAQRIEQRTRFDLEMLQELGFCKGIENYSRHMSGARPGDPPPTLIDYLPQDALMIIDESHVTIGQVGAMYKGDRSRKETLVNYGFRLPSAMDNRPLKFEEFEGKMRQTIFVSATPSNYEKEHADNVVEQVVRPTGLVDPVVEVRPALNQVDDVLGEIHARVAQGDRVLITTLTKRMAEDLTDFLGEHGVKVRYLHSDIDTVERVEILRDLRLGTFDVLVGINLLREGLDIPEVSLVAILDADKEGFLRSERSLIQTIGRAARNLNGRAILYADRMTDSMERAIGETQRRREKQILFNTEHGIVPRGVKKEVRDLIDGVYAPNGDQEALKLSVEAAKFEAMGEKQISKEIKRLEKAMLEHARNLEFEKAAQARDQLMTLKQRLFGASGTQADAEAMGSAAS; translated from the coding sequence ATGCAGCCTGTGTCGCTCGAGAAAGCAAACGCCCTCGTTGAAGCCGGTTTTGACGTCGCCGAACCGCTGCCCGAGGCGCTTCCCGGCGCCGCTTCGGATGGCACGGGCTTTGAGCCCGGCTTTGTCACGTACGACGGCAGTCCCTTCCAGTTGTACCAACCGTACCGGCCGGCCGGCGATCAGCCGACCGCGATCGATGGCCTGTGCCAGGGCATCGAAGATGGCCTCGTCTACCAGACCCTGCTGGGCGTGACGGGGTCGGGCAAGACCTACACCATGGCCAACGTGATTGCCCGCATGGGCAAGCCGGCGCTGGTGCTCGCGCCGAACAAGACGCTGGCCGCGCAGCTGTACGCCGAAATGCGTGAGTTCTTTCCGCGCAATGCCGTCGAATATTTCGTCTCGTACTACGACTATTACCAGCCTGAAGCGTACGTGCCCACCCGCGATCTGTTCATCGAAAAGGACTCGTCGATCAACGAGCACATCGAACAGATGCGGCTGTCCGCCACCAAAAGCCTGCTGGAACGGCGCGACACCATCATCGTGGCCAGCGTGTCGTGCATCTACGGTATCGGCAACCCGAGTGACTACCACTCGATGGTCATGCTGCTGCGCACCGGCGACAAGCTCGGGCAGCGCGAGATCATCGGCCGCCTGGTGGCCATGCAGTACACCCGCAACGACACCGACTTCACGCGCGGCGCCTTCCGGGTACGCGGTGAACTGATCGACATCTTTCCGGCGGAACACGCCGAACTGGCGCTGCGCGTCACGCTGTTCGACGACGAGATCGAGACCCTGGAACTGTTCGATCCCCTGACCGGCCGCGTGCGCCAGAAGATTCCGCGCTTCACGGTGTTTCCCGGGTCGCACTATGTGACCCCGCGCGCCACGGTCGTGAACGCGATCGAAACGATCAAGGCCGAGCTGCGCGAACGCTCCAAGCAATTCGTGGACGCCGGCCAGCTGATCGAAGCGCAGCGCATTGAACAGCGGACCCGGTTCGACCTCGAAATGCTGCAGGAACTGGGTTTCTGCAAGGGGATCGAGAACTACTCGCGCCATATGTCCGGGGCACGGCCGGGCGATCCGCCCCCCACGCTGATCGACTATCTGCCGCAAGACGCCCTGATGATCATTGACGAAAGTCACGTCACGATCGGGCAGGTGGGCGCCATGTACAAGGGCGACCGGTCGCGCAAGGAAACCTTGGTCAACTACGGTTTCCGGCTGCCGTCCGCGATGGACAACCGGCCGCTCAAGTTCGAAGAGTTTGAAGGCAAGATGCGCCAGACGATTTTTGTCTCGGCGACGCCGTCCAACTACGAAAAAGAGCACGCCGACAATGTAGTGGAACAGGTGGTGCGGCCGACCGGCCTGGTTGACCCGGTGGTGGAAGTGCGTCCGGCCTTGAACCAGGTCGACGACGTGCTTGGCGAGATCCATGCGCGGGTCGCCCAGGGCGATCGTGTGCTCATCACCACGCTGACCAAACGGATGGCGGAAGACCTGACGGACTTTCTGGGTGAGCACGGCGTCAAGGTGCGCTACCTGCACTCGGACATCGACACCGTGGAACGCGTCGAAATCCTGCGCGATCTGCGCCTGGGTACCTTCGACGTGCTGGTGGGCATCAACTTGCTGCGAGAGGGCCTGGACATTCCGGAGGTGTCCCTGGTGGCGATCCTGGACGCCGACAAGGAAGGCTTCCTGCGGTCGGAACGCAGTTTGATACAGACCATCGGCCGGGCCGCGCGTAACCTCAACGGCCGCGCGATCCTGTACGCGGATCGGATGACCGATTCGATGGAGCGCGCGATCGGCGAGACCCAGCGCCGGCGGGAAAAGCAGATTCTGTTCAACACCGAACACGGCATCGTGCCGCGTGGGGTGAAGAAGGAAGTGCGGGATCTGATCGACGGCGTATACGCGCCGAACGGCGACCAGGAGGCCTTGAAACTGTCGGTGGAAGCCGCCAAGTTCGAAGCCATGGGCGAAAAGCAGATCAGCAAGGAAATCAAGCGTCTTGAGAAAGCCATGCTCGAGCATGCCCGCAACCTGGAATTCGAAAAGGCGGCCCAGGCGCGTGACCAGCTGATGACGCTCAAGCAGCGGTTGTTCGGGGCGTCCGGCACGCAGGCGGATGCCGAGGCCATGGGTAGCGCGGCTTCCTGA
- a CDS encoding amino acid aminotransferase, with the protein MTSLFAAVELAPRDPILGLTEQFNADTRSNKVNLGVGVYYNDEGKIPLLGAVRKAELARIEAAAARGYLPIEGIVAYNQLVQKLLLGADSPLIAEGRALTAQSLGGTGALKVGADFLKRLLPGAKVAISNPSWENHRALFEGAGFEVVNYPYYDAATHGVDFDGMLAALRSYPANTVVVLHACCHNPTGVDLTVDQWHQVVAAVKETGLVPFLDIAYQGFGDGIDADAAAVRLFADANLTFLISSSFSKSFSLYGERVGALTLVAANREESARVLSQLKRVIRTNYSNPPTHGGTVVAHVLGQPELRAEWETELAGMRDRIRDMRKALVQKLKDRGVERNFDFVLKQRGMFSYSGLTADQVDRLREEHAVYAIGTGRICVAALNSRNIDAVADGIAAVLK; encoded by the coding sequence ATGACCTCGCTCTTCGCCGCCGTAGAACTGGCTCCCCGCGACCCTATCCTCGGGCTGACGGAACAATTCAATGCTGACACCCGTAGCAACAAGGTGAACCTTGGCGTTGGCGTGTACTACAACGACGAAGGGAAGATTCCCCTTCTGGGCGCGGTCCGCAAAGCGGAACTGGCGCGCATCGAAGCGGCTGCGGCGCGCGGGTATCTGCCGATCGAAGGCATCGTGGCCTACAACCAGCTGGTGCAGAAGCTGTTGCTGGGTGCGGATTCGCCCCTGATCGCCGAAGGCCGTGCATTGACGGCGCAGAGCCTGGGCGGCACCGGCGCGCTGAAAGTCGGCGCCGATTTCCTGAAGCGCCTGCTGCCGGGCGCCAAGGTCGCCATCAGCAATCCCAGCTGGGAAAACCATCGCGCACTGTTCGAAGGCGCCGGTTTCGAAGTCGTCAACTACCCCTATTACGATGCCGCCACCCATGGCGTGGATTTTGACGGCATGCTCGCCGCGCTGCGCAGCTACCCGGCCAACACCGTGGTCGTTCTGCACGCGTGCTGCCACAATCCGACGGGGGTCGACCTGACGGTGGACCAGTGGCATCAAGTCGTGGCCGCGGTGAAGGAAACCGGTCTGGTCCCGTTCCTGGACATCGCCTACCAAGGTTTTGGTGATGGCATCGACGCCGACGCTGCCGCGGTGCGTCTGTTTGCCGACGCCAACCTAACCTTCCTGATCAGCTCGTCGTTTTCGAAGTCGTTTTCGCTGTATGGCGAACGCGTGGGCGCGTTGACCCTGGTCGCCGCCAATCGCGAAGAAAGCGCGCGCGTGCTGAGCCAGTTGAAACGTGTGATCCGCACCAACTATTCCAACCCGCCCACTCACGGCGGCACGGTCGTGGCCCACGTGCTGGGTCAGCCCGAGCTGCGCGCCGAATGGGAAACCGAACTGGCCGGCATGCGCGATCGTATTCGCGACATGCGCAAGGCGCTGGTGCAGAAGCTGAAAGACCGAGGCGTCGAACGCAACTTCGACTTCGTGTTGAAGCAGCGCGGCATGTTCTCGTACTCGGGCCTGACCGCCGACCAGGTGGATCGCCTGCGCGAAGAACACGCGGTGTATGCCATTGGCACGGGCCGCATCTGCGTGGCTGCGCTGAACTCGCGCAATATCGACGCCGTGGCCGATGGTATTGCCGCCGTCCTCAAATAA
- a CDS encoding DUF3597 domain-containing protein, with product MGILSNIFSKIFPSSHAADNPADGAAPAGTPPVGSAPVGSPAPGTAAAPAAMSQVDVESILDGKAQQAGEKLNWRTSIVDLLKLLQLDSSLQSRKELAQELHYSGDTSDSAAMNIWLHKQVMNKLAANGGKVPADLMD from the coding sequence ATGGGTATTCTGAGCAACATCTTCAGCAAGATTTTTCCTTCGTCGCACGCAGCTGACAATCCAGCCGACGGCGCCGCCCCGGCAGGCACCCCGCCCGTAGGTTCGGCGCCGGTGGGCTCGCCCGCACCGGGCACCGCAGCCGCCCCGGCCGCCATGTCGCAAGTGGACGTGGAATCCATTCTGGACGGCAAGGCGCAACAGGCAGGTGAAAAGCTGAACTGGCGCACGTCGATCGTCGATCTGCTCAAACTCCTGCAACTGGACAGCAGCCTGCAATCGCGCAAGGAACTGGCCCAGGAACTGCACTATTCCGGCGACACGTCGGATTCGGCCGCCATGAATATCTGGCTGCACAAGCAGGTCATGAACAAGCTTGCCGCCAATGGCGGCAAGGTCCCGGCTGACCTGATGGATTAA
- the fabA gene encoding 3-hydroxyacyl-[acyl-carrier-protein] dehydratase FabA yields MPHLKQSAYSTEELLSCSRGELFGPGNAQLPAGNMLMIDRIVHISDQGGKHGKGEIVAELDITPDLWFFACHFEGDPVMPGCLGLDAMWQLLGFYLGWQGNPGRGRALGSGEVKFVGQVLPTAKKVTYRIDIKRTINRSLVLGIADGSMSVDGREIYTAEGLRVGLFTSTESF; encoded by the coding sequence ATGCCTCATCTCAAACAAAGCGCCTACTCCACCGAAGAACTGTTGAGCTGCAGCCGCGGCGAGTTGTTCGGCCCGGGCAATGCGCAACTGCCCGCCGGCAACATGCTGATGATCGACCGCATCGTCCACATCTCGGACCAGGGCGGCAAGCACGGCAAGGGCGAGATCGTCGCCGAGCTCGATATCACGCCTGACCTCTGGTTCTTTGCCTGCCACTTCGAAGGCGACCCCGTCATGCCGGGCTGCCTGGGCCTGGATGCGATGTGGCAGCTGCTGGGCTTCTACCTGGGCTGGCAAGGCAATCCCGGGCGCGGCCGCGCGCTGGGATCCGGTGAAGTGAAGTTCGTTGGCCAGGTGCTGCCGACCGCCAAGAAAGTCACGTACCGGATCGACATCAAGCGCACGATCAACCGTTCGCTGGTACTGGGCATTGCCGACGGGTCGATGAGCGTGGATGGCCGCGAGATCTACACGGCCGAAGGCCTGCGCGTCGGCCTGTTCACGTCGACCGAAAGCTTCTGA